The following is a genomic window from Hymenobacter monticola.
TATTCCGAAAAAGGCGCCGTCCTCACGGGCAACCTGCCTTTCCCGGCCCTCGATTTCCTGAACGCGAAGGTGACCGGCACGGCCCGCCTGGCTTACGTGGATGTGCCCGTGCTGGCCAAAGTATTCGTCACGCCTGGCTTCTACCTCTACGCCGGCCCGCAGGCCTCGTTCCTGGTGAATGGCAAGGCGCGGGTCGATGCCAGCGTGCTCGGCTTCTCGGCCTACAAGCAAGATTTCGATGTGTCGAACCAGCTCCGCAAGGTCGATTTCGCCGCCGTGGCGGGCCTGGGCTACCAGTTCGAGAACGGCTTCGGCCTCAGCGCCGGCTACGACTATGGCCTTACCTCGCTCGATGCTGGCAACCGCTTCCAGGCCTACAACCGCGTGGCCAAAGTCGGCCTGAACTACTCATTTTAAAGCCGGTTAGCGGCCGTTCTATTCCGTTTATCCTTTCTGGTTTATTGCTCGGGTAATTATCCAAAATAGTTTATAAAAAAGGCCTCGCTGGTAGCTCAGCGGGGCCTTTCTGGTTTGGGGCCGACGCTTCAAGCACCTTAAACATCATAATTATCAAATATTTCATGATTCACCACCTCGAAAAAAGGTTGGTTGAACCTACTGTGATATGTTCCTGCTGCGTGATAATTTGTACGCCAAACTGCTGGACTTACTTCCTTTTTCCCACCTTACTTTTTTTCACCTTTGAACAAACTTTACCTTACAACGGCACAACTCTGGGCGCTGCTGATGGTAGCGGGGCTGCCCATTGCC
Proteins encoded in this region:
- a CDS encoding porin family protein; the protein is MKFSRLSGGLAAACLLISAVAGSASAQVYRDAYGNPKAAPSPKPMGSSSSRRAPSYSKPSYSNSSTTSSANSAVRFGFRGGLNVADLQGDAVQSFTNLAGYAPDGAIGKSVRPGFYAGIYATLPLGPSFAIEPSINYSEKGAVLTGNLPFPALDFLNAKVTGTARLAYVDVPVLAKVFVTPGFYLYAGPQASFLVNGKARVDASVLGFSAYKQDFDVSNQLRKVDFAAVAGLGYQFENGFGLSAGYDYGLTSLDAGNRFQAYNRVAKVGLNYSF